The nucleotide window CATGAACGTTACTCGCTATTTTTTGACCGCTTTCGTCTTCTTGTCCGCAGCGTGGCCGTGGAACGTACGGGTGGGCGCGAATTCGCCCATCTTGTGTCCGACCATGTTTTCCGTCACGAAGACCGGGATGAACTTCTTGCCGTTGTGCACGGCGAACGTCAAACCAACCATTTCAGGCAGAATCATGGAACGACGGGACCAGGTCTTGATGACCTTGTGATCGTTGCTGGCAACGGCCGC belongs to Mailhella massiliensis and includes:
- the rpsS gene encoding 30S ribosomal protein S19 yields the protein MPRSLKKGPFVDGSLMKKVDAAVASNDHKVIKTWSRRSMILPEMVGLTFAVHNGKKFIPVFVTENMVGHKMGEFAPTRTFHGHAADKKTKAVKK